Proteins encoded by one window of Carettochelys insculpta isolate YL-2023 chromosome 10, ASM3395843v1, whole genome shotgun sequence:
- the SUCNR1 gene encoding succinate receptor 1: MDNSLSKYYLSTMYAIEFIFGIIGNSIAVFGYVFCLKVWRSGNIYLFNLTLSDFAFLCTLPMLVTSYSKGKWTYGDILCLSNRFLLHVNLYTSILFLTFISIDRYMLMRYPLREHFLQKRKIAVVLSVAIWILVVLELVPIITFIRSTDTASSFHCLDYASSGDPEKNLIYSMYLTLLGFVFPLCAMCFFYLKMVRFLKNRQEQLTTAQPLEKPLSLVIIALVSFLLLFTPYHIMRNVRIASQMKFWNLSQCTKNIIHTIYIITRPIAFLNSVINPVFYFLMGDHFREMLMTKVRQLLKRNTPPSPQQISDDKAL; the protein is encoded by the coding sequence GAAATAGCATCgctgtctttggctatgtcttcTGCCTGAAAGTTTGGAGAAGTGGCAATATTTACTTGTTTAACTTAACACTCTCAGATTTTGCATTTCTATGCACTCTTCCAATGCTGGTGACAAGCTACTCCAAAGGAAAGTGGACGTATGGGGACATTTTGTGCCTAAGCAACAGGTTCCTGCTGCATGTAAATCTATACACAAGCATCCTTTTTCTTACCTTTATCAGCATTGATCGTTACATGCTCATGCGATATCCTTTAAGAGAACATTTTCTACAGAAGAGAAAGATAGCTGTTGTTTTGTCTGTTGCCATATGGATCCTGGTTGTACTTGAACTGGTGCCAATAATCACCTTCATAAGATCTACAGATACTGCCAGTTCTTTCCATTGCTTAGATTATGCAAGTTCTGGAGATCCAGAAAAAAACTTGATATACAGCATGTATCTGACGCTTCTGGGGTTTGTATTCCCACTTTGTGCTATGTGTTTCTTTTACTTGAAGATGGTTCGCTTTCTTAAGAACCGTCAGGAGCAGCTCACAACTGCTCAGCCGCTTGAGAAACCTCTTTCTTTAGTCATCATAGCACTGGTTAGCTTTTTGCTACTCTTTACTCCATACCACATAATGCGCAATGTGAGGATTGCCTCACAAATGAAATTTTGGAATCTTTCCCAGTGCACAAAGAACATCATCCACACCATTTATATTATCACACGGCCCATTGCATTTTTAAATAGTGTAATTAACCCTGTCTTTTATTTCCTCATGGGTGATCACTTCAGGGAGATGCTGATGACTAAAGTAAGACAACTTTTAAAAAGGAATACACCCCCATCCCCTCAGCAAATAAGTGATGATAAAGCACTCTGA